One part of the Armatimonadota bacterium genome encodes these proteins:
- a CDS encoding HAD family hydrolase — protein MGKTKLLACDMDGTFLRSDRTAHPDNLSAVREAVEQGILFCLASGRGISTIRPFLAELGLKGPVVSSNGAHVVGLQGEVVFDSVLSPDAITEIVAFADRHGIHLNRYHGEEITFSGDGPHAQLYRDRVGCEPPIASMRETMSLPATKLLFVGTPEEIDGYQSLIEPLLPTGLVSVVRSEPEYLEFLPGGVTKGAGLQKLAAHLSIKPEECAAIGDWLNDLEMLEWVGRPACVANAHPEILAVCPEVFPDNDSGGVASFIRTLTGSVEGV, from the coding sequence ATGGGCAAAACCAAGCTTTTGGCGTGCGATATGGATGGGACTTTTCTGCGGTCAGACCGCACCGCCCATCCGGATAACCTTTCTGCCGTCCGCGAAGCCGTCGAACAAGGGATCCTTTTCTGTTTGGCCAGCGGGCGGGGGATCAGCACAATCCGGCCGTTTTTGGCGGAATTGGGGCTCAAGGGCCCAGTCGTCAGCAGCAACGGCGCCCATGTGGTGGGTTTGCAGGGGGAGGTGGTTTTCGACTCGGTTTTGTCACCAGATGCCATCACAGAAATCGTTGCCTTTGCCGACCGCCACGGAATCCACCTCAACCGCTACCACGGAGAGGAGATCACATTTTCTGGCGACGGCCCCCATGCCCAGCTCTACCGGGATCGGGTGGGATGCGAACCCCCGATCGCCTCGATGCGGGAAACCATGTCGCTCCCGGCGACCAAGCTGTTGTTTGTCGGCACGCCAGAGGAGATCGATGGGTACCAATCCTTGATTGAGCCGCTCCTGCCGACCGGCCTGGTCTCGGTTGTCCGCAGCGAACCAGAATATTTGGAATTCCTCCCCGGGGGCGTCACCAAAGGCGCTGGCCTGCAAAAACTTGCCGCCCACCTTTCGATCAAGCCAGAGGAGTGCGCCGCAATCGGCGACTGGCTGAACGACTTGGAGATGCTGGAGTGGGTCGGCCGGCCGGCGTGCGTGGCCAACGCCCATCCCGAAATTCTGGCGGTTTGCCCAGAAGTTTTCCCGGATAACGATTCGGGCGGGGTGGCCTCATTCATCCGCACGCTCACAGGTTCGGTTGAAGGGGTATAG